GGTCGTTTTTTCTTTCCTGCAGCTCCTTGTTTGTTTGCCTGGAATTTTCCTCTTGGACGATCGCCGGGTTTTTGCTGTTGTTGTTGTCTGTCAACACTAACCTTTCCAGTGTCCTTAGAAATACGCTTTCTGCGTTTTTTCCGATTACCCTGATCGCCTCCTCCATCTTGTTTCTTTTCAGGAAGATCGATTTTACCAAGAATGGTAGGGCCATTCAGCTTGTTAGCTTTAGCCTTTATAACACTGGGGCCTTCTCTCTTACTACTATCTTGTCCCTGGCGCTCGGCAATTCTTTGTTTCTTGCGCTCCTGACGTTCTTTCTCACGCTCTTCTTTTGATTTTTTGGCCGGGCGTGTTTTCTGATTCATATTGCTCAGATCAATCCTGCCCACCACCTTAATCTTATTATCTTCAGATTTTGACTCCTTTTTCTCGACAACTACTTCTTCCTCTTTCTTCGGAGTATTTTCAGTTGTTTTTGCAGCTTTTTCTTCTTCTGCTTTTGGAGCCGTTTCTTCTTCTGCTGCTTTTAGAGCCGTTTCTTTTTCTGTTTTTGGAGCCGTTTCTTTTTCTGTTTCGGCTGCAGGTACCTTTTTCTCTTCTTCTTTTGCAGGAACCTCTTTTTCAGGTTTCTTTTCTTCTGCTTTTTCTTCGACTAGTTTCTTTTCGACCGGTTTCTCTTCAACAGGTTTTTCAGCCTTCTTTTTCGGCTTATTTACCTCGTCCAGGTCTATCTTGTCAAGAACCTTAACTTTAACCTCAGGTTTTTTAACAACTTCTTCTGCCGGTTTTTCCTCAACCTTTTTCTCAGCAGCAGGCTCTTCACTCTTTGGTTCATCTTTCTCCTGAACTTCAGCCTCGGGCTCCATCGAAATTACTTCTTTCTTTGGACGCTGACTCTTCAGGTTCATTTTTTCCGACTCTTTCTTGATGGTAATATCTACTTTATATTCCTTTTCAAGAAGTTGCACGGCGTTTTCTGCAACTTTAGTATTAGGGTTCGAATCAATTTCATACCCTTTTTTATGCAAAAACTCAACAATGGTATGAATACCTACGTTGAACTGCCTTGCAAGTTTACTAAGTCTTGTTGTTTTGCCTGCTACCATATACTTCTTTATTTACTTTTCTAATTTGTATGAATAAAACCAATCACGCTTACTATGTGGGTTATTATTCAAATTCTGAACTAAGGACTTTCAGAACGTCGTCAATAGTTTCGTCTTCGAGGTCGGTTCTTTTAATCAATTCAGCACGCGGGATGTTCAACACGTTTTTTGCGGTATCGCATCCGATTCCCTTTAACGCATCAATTACCCAGCTTTCTATTTCATCTGCAAACTCATCCAGGTTCACATCTTCATCATCTTCTTCCATCTCACGGTAAACATCGATCTCGTATCCGGTTAACTGGCTGGCCAAACGAATGTTTAATCCGCCTTTACCAATTGCCAACGACACCTCTTCCGGTTTCAGATAAACTTCTGCTTTCTTATCGACTTCGATAATTTTTATCGAATTAATTTTCGCCGGATTCAGTGATCGTTTAATGAACAACTGAAGGTTTGACGAATAATTAATAACATCAATGTTTTCGTTACGCAACTCGCGAACGATTCCGTGGATTCTCGATCCTTTCATTCCTACACATGCTCCAACAGGGTCGATACGTTCGTCGTACGATTCAACTGCCACTTTAGCACGCTCGCCCGGTACACGAACAATTTTCTTGATGGTAATTAAACCATCGAAAATTTCCGGAATTTCCAACTCGAACAAACGCTCGAGAAAAGCCGGAGCTGTGCGCGACAAAATAATCAGCGGGTTGTTATTTCGTAATTCAACTTTATATACAATTGCACGAACGTTATCTCCTTTACGGAAATAATCTGATGGAATTTGTTCTGATTTTGGAAGAATCAATTCGTTTCCTTCATCATCCAGAATCAGTATCTCCTTTTTCCAAACCTGATAAACTTCACCGGTTACAATGTCGCCAATTTTATCTTTATACTTTCCGTAAATGTGATCTTTTTCCAGTTCCAGAATTTTACTGGCCAGGTTCTGACGCAAATTCAAAATGGCACGGCGACCAAAATCGGCTAATTTAACCTCGTCGGTTACCTCTTCGCCTACTTCGTAATCGTCGTCAATTTTCAGCGCATCGCTCAAAGTTATTTGCAAATTCGGATCTTCAATCTCTCCGTCTGCTACAACTTCGCGGTTTCTCCAAATCTCAAAGTCGCCCTTATCAATGTTGATAATCACATCAAAGTTTTCATCAGTACCATACTGACGGATAAGCACACTGCGGAAAACTTCTTCCAGCACGCTCATCATTGTAACCCTGTCAATGTTTTTTAGCTCCTTAAATTCGGCAAAAGTATCTATCAGGTTAATATTTTCCATCTTTCATCGCTTTATTTAAATGAAATAACCGCTTTCGCACTTTTTATTTCGTCGTATTTTAAAATATGTTTTTTTACTACCAATTGCTTTTTCTTGTGACCTTCCACTTTTTCTCGTTTAGAGGTCTCAAGCACTATGCCATCTTCATTATTTTCCAAAAGCAGCCCTTTCAATTTCTCATTGTCGGCTGTTAAAACCTCAATCTCTTTACCTGTATATTTTTCGTATTGTTGCCTAACTTTAAAGCTTTCGGTTAGGCCCGGAGACGAAACCTGCAGCGAAAAATCCTCTTCATCCCTATCGAGATTGTGCTCTACATTACGACTTACAGCAATACATTGTTCGATAGTGATGCCGTTAAATCCATCAACGTACACATTAATGTCGTTGGCCGAACTTATCGTCACATCAATAATAAACATCTGATCATCAAGACGTTCATTTACCAAATCTATTATTTTCTGTTTTGCTATCATTTCTCTATATGTAACAAAATAGGGAACCAACGGTCCCCTAAAAATTTCGCTTTTTAGAAAATTCTCGGCAAAAATAGTAATAATATCTAACATCTACAAATAAAGAAAGCTTGTTAAAAGACTGAGTTTAAACAGAAAAAAAGCCATGGATGCATTTCAATCACAAGTCCTAACGAGCCCGCAAAACCCTACTGCTTAGATGTCACCCCAAGCATATCATCAATCAAATTAAAACTCTTTTAAATAACACCTACAATCAACGTCTTTCGTCAATCTCATCACTTTTCGCTATCTATTTCTTAAAACCCTTATAGAATTTGTTGTTTGACTAACATTGTCACGCCTGTATTTAGTAAAAACATACCACCCAAGCCTATTTCTTACAGTGTTAAATCTATATGCAATTTTGCAATGCTCCTTAAAAAAGTATTCGCCCTTGAATTTATACAGTTTGTTTAACGCGTAAAAATGGATGGAAGCGAGCAGTTCACTTTTTAGCCAATCCTGCTAATTCGCCGCTCGCAATAATCCCTCTTAGGAGCCATGCAACTCTTACAGATACTTATTTATATTTTCAGCATCATTAATTGTTTTTCGCAGTGTAAGTTTTCTTCTTTTTGCTCGATTTCTATTCTGATTGTAGTATCGTTATAACGTTGACATCTTGTAAAACACACCAAAACAACTACAAAGGGGCCAACAACATTCTCCAAAATATTTCCTGAACGTGTACAGCCATGCAGCAACAACACACCCCAATATTGAATTATCAAAAATTAACAAAAGTCCATTAAATTACCAGCAATAAGCAAACAAGAACAACCAACAAAACATTAAAATAGCAATCGAATAAACTTGCGCCCCGCAAAAACATTATGAAAATTAGAAAATGTAAGCGGCAAAACCCAAATTTGACATGATTTATAAAAAACAGCAGACCTAACCATGGGTACATTTTTTTGCATTTAAGCCATGGATTAATTGTAAAACAACAATTCGCACAAAATTCACAAACTAATATATCTACTTTTGTTCACCACAATAAATGAAACTATCAATAAATAATTCAACAAAAAAAGATAACATAAATAAAAAAAGAATACCATTTAAACTTCTATATCTTTGCAAAATCCAACCAATCAACAACACTATAAACCTCATTACACCTTCATTTTATGCACATTACAACATTTTACTCCCTTCAAAAACCCACCGCCTAAGACTTTCACATCTCATAAATCAGCATTTTGCACCCTCAAAATCAGCATTTATACCCCTTCTTTAAGCAATCCACACAGTATTAACATAAATAATAATACTAATATTGTACCAATTTACTACTGATCTAATCTAAACAACATTGAAAAAAATGAAAATAATCAAAGACACACATAATAAGTCTGTTGTTATCAACTCTACTAACAAAAATTCTTTATTGTTAAAAA
This is a stretch of genomic DNA from uncultured Draconibacterium sp.. It encodes these proteins:
- the rimP gene encoding ribosome assembly cofactor RimP, which produces MIAKQKIIDLVNERLDDQMFIIDVTISSANDINVYVDGFNGITIEQCIAVSRNVEHNLDRDEEDFSLQVSSPGLTESFKVRQQYEKYTGKEIEVLTADNEKLKGLLLENNEDGIVLETSKREKVEGHKKKQLVVKKHILKYDEIKSAKAVISFK
- the nusA gene encoding transcription termination factor NusA, encoding MENINLIDTFAEFKELKNIDRVTMMSVLEEVFRSVLIRQYGTDENFDVIINIDKGDFEIWRNREVVADGEIEDPNLQITLSDALKIDDDYEVGEEVTDEVKLADFGRRAILNLRQNLASKILELEKDHIYGKYKDKIGDIVTGEVYQVWKKEILILDDEGNELILPKSEQIPSDYFRKGDNVRAIVYKVELRNNNPLIILSRTAPAFLERLFELEIPEIFDGLITIKKIVRVPGERAKVAVESYDERIDPVGACVGMKGSRIHGIVRELRNENIDVINYSSNLQLFIKRSLNPAKINSIKIIEVDKKAEVYLKPEEVSLAIGKGGLNIRLASQLTGYEIDVYREMEEDDEDVNLDEFADEIESWVIDALKGIGCDTAKNVLNIPRAELIKRTDLEDETIDDVLKVLSSEFE